Proteins encoded by one window of Actinomycetota bacterium:
- a CDS encoding dihydroorotase, with protein AVADKVANAARLAGLCEVIPAGALTKGLEGKYITPVGEMVTCAAGVRMFTDDGKGVQDSRILRRAMEYIKGFDAICAEHCDDAALSEGGQMHEGYYSDLLGLKGMPAAAEDIALARDLVLARLTGVRYHALHVSTKGSVELIRQAKAQGVRVTAEVTPHHLILTDAELQSFDPVNKVNPPLRSSSDMEACRVGLADGTLDAIATDHAPHSREEKESEFELAPPGMIGLETALALMIAEIVDGGILTLPELVRRLTSVPAGILRLAGQGALAEDSAANITVFDPEAEWVIDPAKFVSKSRNTPFTGRKVKGKILHTVFGGKLVVRNGEISPEYEAALSVGTSFGSAQ; from the coding sequence CGCCGTGGCCGACAAGGTGGCGAACGCCGCCCGCCTGGCCGGGCTGTGCGAGGTCATCCCGGCCGGCGCCCTGACCAAGGGCCTGGAGGGCAAATACATCACGCCGGTCGGGGAGATGGTCACCTGCGCCGCCGGGGTCCGCATGTTCACCGACGACGGCAAGGGCGTCCAGGACTCCCGCATCCTCCGGCGTGCGATGGAGTACATCAAGGGCTTCGACGCCATCTGCGCCGAGCACTGCGACGACGCAGCCCTCTCCGAGGGCGGCCAGATGCACGAGGGGTATTACTCCGACCTGCTGGGCCTGAAGGGCATGCCGGCCGCCGCCGAGGACATCGCACTGGCCCGCGACCTGGTGCTCGCCCGGCTGACCGGCGTCCGATACCACGCCCTGCACGTGTCGACCAAGGGCTCGGTGGAGCTCATCCGCCAGGCCAAGGCCCAGGGCGTCCGGGTGACCGCCGAGGTCACGCCCCACCACCTGATCCTCACCGACGCCGAGCTGCAGTCGTTCGACCCGGTCAACAAGGTGAACCCGCCACTCCGGTCCAGCTCGGACATGGAGGCCTGCCGGGTGGGCCTCGCCGACGGTACTCTGGATGCAATCGCCACCGACCACGCTCCGCACTCTCGAGAAGAAAAGGAGTCGGAGTTCGAACTCGCCCCTCCCGGGATGATCGGCCTGGAGACCGCGCTGGCGCTGATGATCGCCGAGATCGTCGATGGCGGAATCCTGACGCTTCCGGAGCTGGTGCGCCGGCTGACGTCGGTTCCTGCCGGGATTTTGAGGCTCGCCGGGCAGGGGGCTCTGGCAGAGGACTCGGCCGCCAACATCACGGTGTTCGACCCGGAGGCCGAGTGGGTGATCGACCCGGCCAAGTTCGTATCGAAGAGCCGCAACACGCCCTTCACGGGCCGCAAGGTGAAAGGAAAGATCCTGCACACGGTCTTCGGAGGCAAGCTGGTGGTCCGCAACGGCGAGATCTCGCCGGAGTACGAGGCCGCCCTCTCGGTAGGCACCTCCTTCGGGAGCGCGCAGTGA